The nucleotide window TTCTAAAAGCCATGTATATCAGTTTAATAATGTAGTGAGAGAATATGTTACAGAAGACGAATTAGAATCTTTCTTTAAAGTGATGGTTACCATCAATAAACTAATTGCTGAAAAGAAAATTTTTGAACCTATTAATCAAGATAAATAAAATCAAACTATAAACAAATGACAAGAAGAATTAAAAAAGTAGCCATTATTGGATCTGGAATTATGGGATCTGGTATTGCATGTCACTTTGCGAATATTGGTGTAGAAGTTCTTTTATTGGATATTGTTCCAAGAGAATTAACTGATAAAGAAAAAGCAAAAGGACTTACATTAGAAGACAAAGTAGTTCGTAATCGTTTAGTAAATGATGCTTTAGCAGCTTCTTTAAAATCAAAACCATCACCTATTTATAGTCAAAAATTTGCAAGTAGAATTACTACTGGTAATATTGATGATGATTTGCACCTTATAAAAGATGTAGATTGGGTAATGGAAGTTGTTGTAGAAAGATTAGATATTAAAAAATCTGTTTTCGAAAAAATTGAAGAACACAGAACACCTGGTACTTTAATTACTTCAAATACATCTGGTATTCCTATCAAATTTATGAACGAGGGTAGAAGTGAAGATTTCCAGAAACATTTTGCTGTAACTCACTTCTTTAATCCACCAAGATATTTAAAACTTTTCGAAGTTGTTCCTGGGCCAAATTGCAAACAAGAAGTAACAGACTTTTTAATGATGTATGGTGATAAATTTTTAGGTAAAACTTCGGTTTTAGCAAAAGACACACCAGCCTTTATAGGTAATAGAATTGGTATTTTCGGTATTATGAGTTTGTTCCATATTGTAAAAGAAATGGACTTAACTATAGAGGAAGTAGACAAATTAACTGGGCCAGTTATTGGTCGTCCAAAATCTGCAACGTTTAGAACTATAGATGTTGTTGGTTTAGACACATTAGTACATACTGCAAATGGAGTTAAAGACAATTGTCCTGAAGATGAAATGAGAGAGCAGTTTGTAATTCCTGATTTTGTAAACCATATGATGGAAAACAAAATGTTAGGTAGCAAAACAAAACAAGGTTTTTATAAAATGACAAAAGATGCTAATGGTAAAAGAAACATTTTATCATTAGACTTAAATACTTTAGAATATAGAGAAAAGAAAAAAGCAAAATTTGCAACTTTAGAATTAACAAAAACTATTGATAATGTTGCAGATCGTTTTAAAGTTTTAGTTACTGGTAAAGACAAAGCAGGTGAATTTTACAGAAAGTCATTTGCAGCAATGTTTGCTTATGTACAAAATAGAATTCCAGAAATCTCTGACGAATTATACAGAATAGATGATGGTTTAAGAGCAGGTTTTGGTTGGGAACATGGACCATTCCAAATTTGGGATGCTGTTGGTGTAGCCAAAGGTGTAGAAATGATGAAGGCAGAAGGTCATGAAATTGCATCTTGGGTAGAAGAAATGTTATTAAATAACAATGATTCTTTCTACACTGTAAAAGATGGAGCTACGTATTATTATGATGTAGTAACAAAAACACAAACTAAAAAACCAGGTCAAGATTCATTTATCATTTTAGATAATATTAGAAAATCGAATCAAGTTTGGAAAAACTCTGGTGCAGTAATTGAAGATTTAGGAGATGGAATTTTAAACTTAGAATTCCAATCTAAAATGAATACTATAGGTGGTGATGTTTTAGCAGCTGTAAACAAAGCAATAGATTTAGCTGAAAAGAACTATCAAGGGTTAGTTGTTGGTAATCAAGCAGCAAACTTCTCTGTAGGTGCCAATATTGGTATGATTTTTATGATGGCAGCAGAACAAGAGTATGATGAGCTTAACATGGCTATTAAATACTTTCAAGACACAATGATGCGTATGCGTTACTCTGCAATACCAACTATTTCTGCTCCTCATGGAATGGCTTTAGGTGGTGGATGTGAAATTTCTTTACACGCAGATAAAGTAGTTGCAGCAGCAGAAACTTATATGGGTCTTGTAGAATTTGGAGTTGGTGTAATTCCTGGTGGAGGTGGTTCTAAAGAAATGGCCTTAAGAGCTTCTGATAAGTTTGATAAGGGTGATGTTCAATTAAATGTTTTACAAGAACACTTTTTAACAATTGGTATGGCTAAAGTAGCAACTTCTGCTTATGAAGCTTTCGATTTAGGATTATTACAAAAAGGGAAAGACGTAGTTGTTGTAAATAAAGACAGACAAATAGCACAAGCTAAAAAACACGCAGTTTTAATGGCTGAAGCTGGTTATACACAACCAGTAAAACGTAAAGATGTTTTAGTATTAGGTAAGCAGGCATTAGGTATGTTTTTAGTAGGAACAGATTCTATGGAAGCTAGTAACTATATATCTGCTCACGATCAAAAAATAGCTAACAAATTAGCATATGTAATGGCTGGTGGAGATTTATCTGAACCAACCAAAGTATCAGAGCAATATTTATTAGACATCGAACGTGAAGCATTTTTAAGTTTATGTACAGAACGTAAAACTTTAGAAAGAATTCAGCACATGTTAAAAACAGGTAAACCTTTAAGAAACTAAGAAAATGAAAACAGCATATATAGTAAAAGCATATAGAACAGCAGTTGGTAAAGCTCCAAAAGGACTGTTTAGATTTAAAAGAGCAGATGAATTAGCTGCAGAAACCATTCAATATATGATGAATGAACTGCCTGATTTTGATAAAAAAAGAATTGATGATGTTATTGTAGGTAATGCAATGCCAGAAGGTTCTCAAGGTTTAAACATGGCACGTTTAATCTCTTTAATGGGGTTAGATATTGTTGATGTTCCTGGGGTCACTGTAAACCGTTTTTGTTCATCAGGTTTAGAAACAATTGGTATGGCTGTTGCAAAAATTCAATCTGGAATGGCAGATTGTATTATTGCAGGTGGTGCAGAAAGCATGAGTTCAGTGCCAATGACAGGTTTTAAACCAGAATTAAATTATGATACAGTTGCTGCTGGTCATGAAGAATACTATTGGGGAATGGGTAATACTGCAGAAGCAGTTGCCAATGAATTTAAAGTATCTAGAGAAGATCAAGATGAGTTTGCTTTAAACTCGCACTTAAAAGCTTTGAAAGCGTTAGAAGAAAACAGATTCCAAGACCAAATAGTACCTATTGATGTAGAGCAAACTTACGTTGATGCAAATGGTAAAAAAGCTACTAAAAAGTACACTGTAAATAAAGATGAAGGCCCAAGAAAAGGTTCTAATCTTGCAGGTTTAGCAAGATTACGTCCTGTATTTGCTGCTAATGGTAGTGTAACTGCTGGTAATTCATCTCAAATGAGTGATGGAGCTGCATTTGCAATGATAATGAGTGAAGATATGGTTAAAGAATTAAATCTAGAACCAATTGCAAGAATGGTAAGTTATGCTGCTGCTGGTGTACCTCCAAGAATAATGGGTATTGGTCCAGTTGCTGCAATTCCAAAAGCATTAAAACAAGCAGGTTTAAATCAAAACGATGTAGGTTTAATTGAGCTGAATGAAGCGTTTGCTTCTCAATCTTTAGCTGTAATTCGTGAATTAGGCTTAAATCCAGATATCATCAATGTAAATGGTGGTGCAATTGCTTTAGGTCATCCATTAGGTTGTACAGGTGCTAAATTATCTGTTCAATTATTTGATGAAATGCGTAAAAGAGAAATGAATAACAAATACGGAATGGTAACCATGTGTGTTGGAACAGGACAAGGTGCTGCTGGTATTTTTGAATTTTTAAACTAAACTCCCCAAAAAATATAATATTATGGAAACAACAAATAAAGAAATTTTAAGAGGAGGACAATTCCTTGTAAAAGAATCAAAGTGCGAAGACATTTTTACTCCAGAAGATTTTTCTGAAGAGCAAGTAATGATGAAAGAAGCTGTAAAAGAATTTACGGATAGAGAAATTGTTGCACATAGAGATCGTTTTGAAGCTAAAGATTATGCTTTAACAGAAGAAGTAATGAAGAAAGCTGGTGAACTTGGCTTTTTAGGTGTAGCTGTTCCTGAAGAATATGGAGGAATGGGTATGGGTTTTGTTTCAACAATGATTACTTGTGAGTATATTTCTAGTGGAAATGGTTCTTTAAGTACAGCTTTTGGTGCGCATACAGGAATTGGTACAATGCCAATTACACTATATGGTACAGAAGAGCAGAAACAAAAATATGTGCCAAAATTAGCCTCTGGTGAATGGATGGGTGCATATTGTTTAACTGAACCAGGTGCTGGTTCTGATGCTAACTCTGGTAAAACTACTGCAGAATTAACAGAAGATGGTAAATCATATAAAATTAACGGACAAAAAATGTGGATCTCAAATGCAGGTTTTTGTAATTTGATGATTGTTTTTGCACGTATAGAAAATGATAAAAACATTACTGGTTTTATAGTAGAATATGATGCTGAAAATCCTAATGGAATTACCTTAGGAGAAGAAGAACATAAATTAGGTATTAGAGCAAGTTCTACAAGACAAGTATTTTTTAATGATACTGTTGTACCTGCAGAAAACATGTTATCTGTTAGAGGTGGTGGATTTAAAATTGCTGTAAACGCATTAAATGTTGGTCGTATTAAATTAGCTGCTGCTTGTATCGATTCTCAAAGAAGAGTTTTAACAACAGCATTACAATATGCTAACGAAAGAAAACAATTTAAAACTCCTATTGCAGATTTTGGTGCTATTAAAGCAAAATTAGCAGAAATGGCTACTAACTGTTATGCAGGTGAATCTGCAAGTTACAGAGCTGCTAAAGATATTGAAGACAGAATTGAAATGAGAATGGCTGCAGGTAATTCTCATCAAGAAGCAGAATTAAAAGGTGTAGAAGAATATGCAATTGAATGTTCTATTCTTAAAGTAACAGTATCTGAAGATGTACAAGCGTGTGCAGATGAAGGAATTCAGATTTTTGGAGGAATGGGATTCTCTGAAGAAACACCTATGGAAGCTGCTTGGAGAGATGCAAGAATTGCACGTATTTATGAAGGTACAAACGAGATTAACAGAATGTTATCTGTAGGTATGTTGATTAAAAAAGCAATGAAAGGTCATGTAGATTTATTAGGCCCAGCAACAGCAGTAGCAGATGAATTAATGGGTATTCCATCTTTTGACACACCAGATTATTCTGAGTTGTTTGCAGAAGAAAAAGAAATGATTGCTAAATTAAAGAAGGTGTTTTTAATGGTTGCAGGTTCTGCAATTCAAAAATACGGACCAGATTTAGAGCAACATCAACAACTTTTAATGGCTGCTGCTAACATTTTAAACGAAGTGTACATGGCAGAATCTACTTTATTACGTGCAGAGAAAAATGCTAAACGTTTTGGTGAAGATGCTCAAAAAGGTCAAATAGCCATGGCTAAATTATACTTATATAATGCTGTAGAAATTGTTGCTAAAAATGGTAGAGAAGGTATCATATCTTTTGCAGAAGGTGATGAACAACGTATGCTATTAATGGGATTAAAGCGTTTTACAAAGTACGCAAATTACCCAAATGTAGTTGCTTTACGTAACCAAATTGCAGACATAATGAAAGCAGAAAACAAGTATACTTTTTAGAACAAATTGAAGTAAATAACTTGCCAAAAAAGACCATTTTTATTAATGGTCTTTTTTAGTATATTTGCACTGATTTTCCCCGATTTTATTAGACAAATAATAACAATGAAAACAAAATTACTTCCTGTTTTTACCCTTATTGTTCTATTAATGGGTTGTAGTGAACCTAGAGTAATAGATATTAATAGTGATAAGCTATTATCAGACTTAAAAATTCTTGCAGATGACGCTTTAGAAGGTAGAGCTTTTTCTAAAGAAGGGAATATTAAGACTCAGAAAATAATTATTGATGAATTTAATAAAATAGGTTTACAACCAGTAATTGGTGGTAACTTATTGCATAAATTTAATCATAACTTTACTGGCAAAGTAAGGCAAGAAGTTTTTCCTATAGAAAAACCTTTAGAAGATTTATCAAACGTTAAAGACACAATAGTTTCTGGAGCCAATATTGTAGGTATGCTTAAAGGCCAATCTAACAAAACTTTTGTAATTACTGCTCATTATGATCATTTAGGAGTAAGAAATGGTAGAATTTACAATGGTGCAGATGATAACGCATCTGGAACTGCAGCCTTATTTACAATAGCAAAATACTTTAAAGATAAACCAACAAAACATAATTTAATTTTTGCTGCTGTAGATGGTGAAGAAATAGGTTCTATTGGAGCAGACTATTTCTTAAAAGATTATTTAAATAAAGACAACATCAGTTTAAATATAAATATGGATATGATTGCTCATAGTGATTATGATCCAGAATTATTTGCTAGTGGATTACATCATTATCCAGACTTAAGAGATCCTTTAGAGGATATTGAATCTGAAAAAATTATTTTATTATTTGGACATGATGATCCTGATAATAAACAACAATCAGACTGGACTTTCTCTTCTGACCATAGAGTTTTTCACAGAGAAAAAATTCCTTTCATCTATTTTGGTGTTCCTGATCATAAAGATTATCACAGGCATACAGATACTTATGGAACTATAAATGAAGAATTTTATATAGAAGCTGTAAAAATTGTTATCAAGGCAATTGAAAACTTTGACGAAGAATTAGCTGAACACTAAAAAATAAAAAAGATTACTAATTGTAATCTTTTTTTTTGCTTGATAGTTAACTATTAAATAAAGTAAAGTTTAGTAAACTTATCTCTTTAATCCATTTATTATGAATACTTTTGCGCAAAATTTGAAACACTAAATGAAACGTATTAAAGAATATAAAAAGCTTTTTAATGTTGAAGGCAGCATTGACTTGAAAGAATTAAAGAGTACATATAGAAGTCTCGTAAAAGAATGGCATCCTGATAAATTTACAGATCCTGATAAAAAAGCAGAAGCAGAAATTGTAAGTACAAGAATTATTGATGGTTATCACTTTTTGGTAAGTATTGCTCCCGAAACTAAAAAGGCAAATTTAGAGGCATATAAAACTACGATTACTGAATTTCAAGTTGCAGATTGGCATCATAAAAGTATGCTATTAGAAGTTACTTTTACAGATGGTAATACTTATGAATACTTTGGTGTAAGTAAAATTTTGTTTGGTAAATTCATTAACGCAAAATCAATCAATAATTTTGGGAAGAGAAATATCTTCAATAAATTTTTATACAGAAAATCAAAGAAAGCAGCTGCAATGGCTTAACCCTCTTTCTTAAATACATTATATAAGAGATTACTTTGCTAAGTAATCTCTTTTTTTGTAAACAAAAATTAAAATTAAAAATTCGTAAATTAGTACTAATTATTATAGTCTATAAATGAAACGATTTATGAATTTTTATGTACCTCTTGTCTTTAGCTTTTTGTTTATGTTTTGTTCAGATCCTAAAGCTCCAAATAAAAAATCTGTAAACGAAACCAACGTTAACGTTCAAAAGAAAGACTTTAACGCTTATTGGTATGAAGGAAAAGCAGAAATTACGTCTTATAAACTTACTCAAGCAAGATATGGAGAGCTACATGAAGGAACAGCTGTTAACATTTTTGTAACCGAAGACTTTTTACCTGATAAACAAGTAAAAGCAGACTATAAAAATGAGAAGAATGTACCCATACTTAAGTTAAATAGTACCAAGAAATTTACTACTGGTATTTATCCTTATTCCTTAATGACGAGTACATTTACACCAATTGATCTGAATAAAGAAACTATTAAAGTATCATTTTCTGGCCAAGAATGGTGTGGAAATACTTTTGTTCAACTTAACAATAGAACAAATTATGAAATTCAGTTTTTCTCCTATTTTGAAAGTAATGCCGACAAGAAAATTTCTTTAAAGAAAAATAAACTAGAAAATGAATTTTGGAATATGTTACGTGTTAATCCATATCAAATAAAAAAAGGCAGGTATAAAATAATTCCATCTTTTGAGTTTTTAGCCTTAAATCATCAAAAAGTATCGGCTTACGAAGCTGAAACAAATTTAATAGAAAAAGGAAAATTTATTAACTTCAGTATTTATTATCCAACTTTAGATAGAAAAATATCCATAAAACTAACTAAAGATTTTCCTTATACTATTGAATCTTGGGAAGAAACTTTTTCTAGCCGTGGAAAAAAATTAATTACCAAAGCCACAAAAATAAAAACTATTAAATCTGCTTATTGGATTAAAAACGGCGTTGCAAATGTAAGTGAAAGAAAAGATTTAGGTTTAGATTAAAGTGATTCTATAAAATACAAAGAGCGATTTCAAATGAGAAATCGCTCTTTGTATTTATAAAATTTACGTTTTTATTCTAAGGCACCTAAATAACGTTCTGCATCTAAAGCAGCCATACAACCTGTACCTGCAGCAGTAACTGCTTGTCTATATTCTTTATCTTGTATATCACCAGCTGCAAAAACACCTGGCATATTTGTTTTTGTAGTTTTACCCTTAGTAATTAAATAACCTGTTTCATCCATATCTAAAACACCTTTAAATAAGTCTGAATTAGGTGTATGACCAATAGCTATGAAAACTCCTGTTACTGCAATTTCCTTTGTTTCTTTAGTTTGATTATTGATTGACCTTACTCCTGTTACAACATTAGTTCCTAATACTTCTTCTACTTCTGTATTATAAAGAACTTCAATGTTTTCAGTTTTATCAACTCTATGTTGCATCGCTTTAGAAGCTTTCATATAATCTTTACGAACTAACAAATAAACTTTAGAACAAATATTAGCTAAATAAGTAGCTTCTTCAGCTGCAGTATCTCCTCCTCCAACAACTACTACCTCTTGACCTTTATAGAAAAAACCATCACATGTTGCACAAGCAGAAACTCCTCCACCAATTAACCTCATCTCGCTTTCTAAACCTAAATACTTAGCAGTTGCACCTGTAGATATTATTATGGTATTTGCCTCTACTTCTTTGTTTTCATCAATTGTTACTTTATGAATCCCCCCAACTTCATCACTCAAATTAACAGCTGTAACCATTCCAAAACGCACATCAGTTCCAAATCTTTCAGACTGTTTTTTTAAATCTTCCATCATTGCAGTTCCATCTGTACCTTCTGGATAACCAGGAAAATTATCTACTTCTGTTGTTGTAGTTAACTGACCTCCCATTTGCATTCCAGTATACATTACTGGTTTCATATCTGCTCTTGCTGCATATATAGCTGCAGTGTAACCTGCAGGACCAGATCCTATAATTAAACATTTTATCTTCTCAGTAGTTTCTGACATAATTGAATTATCTTTTAGAAGGTAAAAATATAGATTTTTATCACCTTATGTGATTATTGTTTATAAGTTTTAATAATGAAAAAATAGAGGTTTAAAATAGCTCTTTTTACCACTTGTAATTATTGAGGTAACAGTTTAATAATGCCCAAGTTTTCTACTCCCACATAAATATAACCGTCCAAACCTTGCTCTATAGATCTAACTCTACCTATACTCTCTAATAATTTTACTTCTTTAAAAACGCTATTATTTTTAACAATACACCTGCTTAAATATTGAAACTTTAAAGAACCAACCAACAAGTTACCTTTCCATTTTCCATAAATATCGCTGTTGATAAAAGCCATTCCACTTGGTGCAATTGAAGGTGTCCAATAATGAATAGGGCTTTCCACACCTTTCATGTAGGTTTTGTCTGTAAATTTTGTTCCACTATAATTTACTCCATAACTAACTTTTGGCCATCCATAGTTTTTGGCCTTTTTAATAATATTAATCTCATCTCCTCCTTTAGGACCATGTTCATGAGACCAAATTTCATTAGTAAAAGGATTCATAACCAACCCTTGAGGATTTCTATGCCCATAACTATAGATAGCTTTCTTTGCTGTGTTTGATGATGCAAATGGATTATCTTTTGGAATAGTTCCATCGTCATTTAAACGATATATTTTTCCTCCATCTCTATTTATATCTTGAGGGTTAACATCTCGATTTCCTCTATCACCTACACTAAAATAAACACGATTATCTGAGTCAAAAACAATTCTAGAACCAAAATGTTGACCTCTAGTAGAATTTGGAGTAGCTTTATAAAGCACCTCCTTATTTACTAAACTACTTTCTTTGAGCTTAGCGCGCATCAAAGTTGTATTACCTCCTCTTCCACCTCCAATATCTGAAGCATAGGTAAAATAAATCCATCCATTATTTTTATAATTAGGATGCAATTCTATGTCTAACAATCCTCCTTGCCCCCTTAAATATATTATAGGTGCATTTTCTATTTCGGTTTGAATACCATTCTTAAAATGAATAATCTTTCCTGACTTTTCATTTATAATCATAGAATTATCTGGCAAGAATACAAATCCCCAAGGATTTTTTAAATCTGGAACGATTAATTCATATTCTTTATTTTGAGAAACTAGATTTAAAGAGAAAATGCATACATAAATTAAAAGAGTATTTTTTATAAACATATTTAGAAAATTCAAGAATTTTAAATACAATATATAAATATTATTCTATATTTGCAGTCCTAAAATTGATGACTATTTTCGGGGTGTAGCGTAGCCCGGTCATCGCGCCTCGTTTGGGACGAGGAGGTCGCAGGTTCGAATCCTGCCACCCCGACTTTTAAGCCTTTAGATTTTATCTAAAGGCTTTTTTTATACTTCAAAAAATTAACGTAAGTTTTTGTTTAACTTAAATTATAATACCTTAAACAATTTGTATATTTGTTTATATCAACTAAAACAAAATAATGCAAGTATTCAATAAAGAAGATATATTTAAACTGAATAAAATATACAGAATCAACTTAATAAACAGTTGTTCTGGTTTTAAATCAGCAAATTTATTAGGTACCATATCAGAAAAAGGTATCACAAACGTTGCTGTTTTCAGTTCTGTAACTCATTTAGGCTCTAGCCCTCCTACATTAGGTTTTATTCTAAGGCCAACTACTGTACCTAGAAACACACATAAAAACCTTAAGGACTTGGGTTATTTTACAATTAATCATATTTGGGAAGATGTTATTGAAGATGCACATCACACCTCTGCCAAATATGCAGATGAGATTTCTGAGTTTGACATGACCAATCTTGAACCTGAATTTAAAGGCGAGCAGAAAGCACCTTTTGTAAAGGGAGCACCTGTACAAATGAGCATGAAGTTTATTGAGGAAATATATGTACCCTCTAATGATGTAATGCTAATTGTAGCTCAAATTCAAGAACTTTATGTAAAAGATGAGCTATTAGAAAAAGATGGTTTAATAAACCTTTCTAAAGGAAATGTTGCTACTATTAATGGATTAGATACGTATGCAATACCAAAATTCAAGAAGCAATTATCTTATCAAAGACCAAAAGAAATTAAAAAATAAATATGAAAATACTTGTAACAGGTGCAACTGGTTATATAGGCAAACGTTTAATTCCTTTGTTATTAAATGATGGTCATAAAATTGTATGCCCTGTTCGTGATAAAGTAAGAGCTGAAAATTATTATAAAGACCAAACAAACGTTGAATTAATAGAAGCAGATTTTTTAAATAGACAATCTTTAGAAGCTTTACCAAAAGATATAGATGCTGCATATTATCTAATTCACTCTATGTCTAATTCAGCTAGAGAATTTCATATTTTAGAAGAAAAATGTGCGACAAACTTTAAAACATTCGCAGAAAGTACTTCATTGAAACAGGTTATTTATTTAAGTGGAATTACAAATGACACAAAGCTTTCTAAGCATTTATTGTCTAGAAAAAATGTAGAAACCACCTTAGCCTCTGGTAATTATGCGTTAACCACATTTAAAGCAGGAATTATAGTTGGTTCTGGAAGTTCTTCTTTCGAAATTATTAGAGATTTAGTTGAAAAACTACCTGTAATGGTTGCTCCAAAATGGTTAAATACCAAAACACAGCCACTCTCAATTAGAGATGTACTTTCTTTTCTTTACAAAGCATTAGCAAAAGAAGAATTATACAATACTTCTTATGATATTTTTGGCCCAGAAGTGCTCACCTACAAAACCATGTTGTTGC belongs to Polaribacter dokdonensis and includes:
- a CDS encoding acetyl-CoA C-acyltransferase, which codes for MKTAYIVKAYRTAVGKAPKGLFRFKRADELAAETIQYMMNELPDFDKKRIDDVIVGNAMPEGSQGLNMARLISLMGLDIVDVPGVTVNRFCSSGLETIGMAVAKIQSGMADCIIAGGAESMSSVPMTGFKPELNYDTVAAGHEEYYWGMGNTAEAVANEFKVSREDQDEFALNSHLKALKALEENRFQDQIVPIDVEQTYVDANGKKATKKYTVNKDEGPRKGSNLAGLARLRPVFAANGSVTAGNSSQMSDGAAFAMIMSEDMVKELNLEPIARMVSYAAAGVPPRIMGIGPVAAIPKALKQAGLNQNDVGLIELNEAFASQSLAVIRELGLNPDIINVNGGAIALGHPLGCTGAKLSVQLFDEMRKREMNNKYGMVTMCVGTGQGAAGIFEFLN
- the trxB gene encoding thioredoxin-disulfide reductase translates to MSETTEKIKCLIIGSGPAGYTAAIYAARADMKPVMYTGMQMGGQLTTTTEVDNFPGYPEGTDGTAMMEDLKKQSERFGTDVRFGMVTAVNLSDEVGGIHKVTIDENKEVEANTIIISTGATAKYLGLESEMRLIGGGVSACATCDGFFYKGQEVVVVGGGDTAAEEATYLANICSKVYLLVRKDYMKASKAMQHRVDKTENIEVLYNTEVEEVLGTNVVTGVRSINNQTKETKEIAVTGVFIAIGHTPNSDLFKGVLDMDETGYLITKGKTTKTNMPGVFAAGDIQDKEYRQAVTAAGTGCMAALDAERYLGALE
- a CDS encoding PQQ-dependent sugar dehydrogenase, with product MFIKNTLLIYVCIFSLNLVSQNKEYELIVPDLKNPWGFVFLPDNSMIINEKSGKIIHFKNGIQTEIENAPIIYLRGQGGLLDIELHPNYKNNGWIYFTYASDIGGGRGGNTTLMRAKLKESSLVNKEVLYKATPNSTRGQHFGSRIVFDSDNRVYFSVGDRGNRDVNPQDINRDGGKIYRLNDDGTIPKDNPFASSNTAKKAIYSYGHRNPQGLVMNPFTNEIWSHEHGPKGGDEINIIKKAKNYGWPKVSYGVNYSGTKFTDKTYMKGVESPIHYWTPSIAPSGMAFINSDIYGKWKGNLLVGSLKFQYLSRCIVKNNSVFKEVKLLESIGRVRSIEQGLDGYIYVGVENLGIIKLLPQ
- a CDS encoding 3-hydroxyacyl-CoA dehydrogenase/enoyl-CoA hydratase family protein, whose product is MTRRIKKVAIIGSGIMGSGIACHFANIGVEVLLLDIVPRELTDKEKAKGLTLEDKVVRNRLVNDALAASLKSKPSPIYSQKFASRITTGNIDDDLHLIKDVDWVMEVVVERLDIKKSVFEKIEEHRTPGTLITSNTSGIPIKFMNEGRSEDFQKHFAVTHFFNPPRYLKLFEVVPGPNCKQEVTDFLMMYGDKFLGKTSVLAKDTPAFIGNRIGIFGIMSLFHIVKEMDLTIEEVDKLTGPVIGRPKSATFRTIDVVGLDTLVHTANGVKDNCPEDEMREQFVIPDFVNHMMENKMLGSKTKQGFYKMTKDANGKRNILSLDLNTLEYREKKKAKFATLELTKTIDNVADRFKVLVTGKDKAGEFYRKSFAAMFAYVQNRIPEISDELYRIDDGLRAGFGWEHGPFQIWDAVGVAKGVEMMKAEGHEIASWVEEMLLNNNDSFYTVKDGATYYYDVVTKTQTKKPGQDSFIILDNIRKSNQVWKNSGAVIEDLGDGILNLEFQSKMNTIGGDVLAAVNKAIDLAEKNYQGLVVGNQAANFSVGANIGMIFMMAAEQEYDELNMAIKYFQDTMMRMRYSAIPTISAPHGMALGGGCEISLHADKVVAAAETYMGLVEFGVGVIPGGGGSKEMALRASDKFDKGDVQLNVLQEHFLTIGMAKVATSAYEAFDLGLLQKGKDVVVVNKDRQIAQAKKHAVLMAEAGYTQPVKRKDVLVLGKQALGMFLVGTDSMEASNYISAHDQKIANKLAYVMAGGDLSEPTKVSEQYLLDIEREAFLSLCTERKTLERIQHMLKTGKPLRN
- a CDS encoding M20/M25/M40 family metallo-hydrolase, producing the protein MKTKLLPVFTLIVLLMGCSEPRVIDINSDKLLSDLKILADDALEGRAFSKEGNIKTQKIIIDEFNKIGLQPVIGGNLLHKFNHNFTGKVRQEVFPIEKPLEDLSNVKDTIVSGANIVGMLKGQSNKTFVITAHYDHLGVRNGRIYNGADDNASGTAALFTIAKYFKDKPTKHNLIFAAVDGEEIGSIGADYFLKDYLNKDNISLNINMDMIAHSDYDPELFASGLHHYPDLRDPLEDIESEKIILLFGHDDPDNKQQSDWTFSSDHRVFHREKIPFIYFGVPDHKDYHRHTDTYGTINEEFYIEAVKIVIKAIENFDEELAEH
- a CDS encoding acyl-CoA dehydrogenase family protein — its product is METTNKEILRGGQFLVKESKCEDIFTPEDFSEEQVMMKEAVKEFTDREIVAHRDRFEAKDYALTEEVMKKAGELGFLGVAVPEEYGGMGMGFVSTMITCEYISSGNGSLSTAFGAHTGIGTMPITLYGTEEQKQKYVPKLASGEWMGAYCLTEPGAGSDANSGKTTAELTEDGKSYKINGQKMWISNAGFCNLMIVFARIENDKNITGFIVEYDAENPNGITLGEEEHKLGIRASSTRQVFFNDTVVPAENMLSVRGGGFKIAVNALNVGRIKLAAACIDSQRRVLTTALQYANERKQFKTPIADFGAIKAKLAEMATNCYAGESASYRAAKDIEDRIEMRMAAGNSHQEAELKGVEEYAIECSILKVTVSEDVQACADEGIQIFGGMGFSEETPMEAAWRDARIARIYEGTNEINRMLSVGMLIKKAMKGHVDLLGPATAVADELMGIPSFDTPDYSELFAEEKEMIAKLKKVFLMVAGSAIQKYGPDLEQHQQLLMAAANILNEVYMAESTLLRAEKNAKRFGEDAQKGQIAMAKLYLYNAVEIVAKNGREGIISFAEGDEQRMLLMGLKRFTKYANYPNVVALRNQIADIMKAENKYTF
- a CDS encoding KTSC domain-containing protein; this encodes MKRIKEYKKLFNVEGSIDLKELKSTYRSLVKEWHPDKFTDPDKKAEAEIVSTRIIDGYHFLVSIAPETKKANLEAYKTTITEFQVADWHHKSMLLEVTFTDGNTYEYFGVSKILFGKFINAKSINNFGKRNIFNKFLYRKSKKAAAMA
- a CDS encoding flavin reductase family protein; this encodes MQVFNKEDIFKLNKIYRINLINSCSGFKSANLLGTISEKGITNVAVFSSVTHLGSSPPTLGFILRPTTVPRNTHKNLKDLGYFTINHIWEDVIEDAHHTSAKYADEISEFDMTNLEPEFKGEQKAPFVKGAPVQMSMKFIEEIYVPSNDVMLIVAQIQELYVKDELLEKDGLINLSKGNVATINGLDTYAIPKFKKQLSYQRPKEIKK